A single region of the Solwaraspora sp. WMMD406 genome encodes:
- a CDS encoding PPOX class F420-dependent oxidoreductase: MTVADEIARSRYVSLTTYRKDGTPVATPVWHVPHGAELWIVTEAGSGKVKRIRNNPRVRVQPCSLRGAVAPDAPNMTGTARLLDGDGTAMARELLARRYVMSRAGNWFARLLRLRRPPMVGIVVSF, translated from the coding sequence GTGACCGTGGCCGATGAGATCGCCCGTAGCCGGTACGTCAGTCTGACCACCTACCGCAAGGACGGCACCCCGGTGGCCACGCCGGTCTGGCACGTACCGCACGGCGCCGAACTCTGGATCGTGACCGAAGCGGGCTCGGGCAAGGTCAAGCGGATCCGGAACAACCCGCGTGTTCGGGTGCAGCCGTGCTCCTTACGCGGGGCGGTGGCACCGGACGCGCCGAATATGACGGGAACGGCCCGGTTGCTGGACGGCGACGGGACGGCGATGGCCCGCGAACTGCTGGCCCGCCGGTACGTCATGTCACGGGCGGGAAACTGGTTCGCGCGCCTGCTGCGGCTACGCCGCCCCCCGATGGTCGGCATCGTCGTGTCGTTCTGA
- a CDS encoding metalloregulator ArsR/SmtB family transcription factor, protein MDSTVEEQQLDTLFTALSDRTRRDIIVRLSAGDATVKELAERYAMSMQAVSQHLQVLERSGLISRGRHRQTRPCRLEPETLTLAASWIEASRRTWTERMDRLETHLARLQEGEER, encoded by the coding sequence GTGGACTCGACCGTTGAAGAGCAGCAGCTCGATACCTTGTTCACGGCGCTCAGCGATCGCACCCGGCGGGACATCATCGTGCGGCTGAGCGCGGGCGACGCGACGGTCAAGGAGCTCGCCGAGCGGTACGCCATGAGCATGCAGGCCGTGTCGCAGCACCTTCAGGTGCTTGAGCGCTCCGGTCTGATCAGCCGGGGGCGTCACCGGCAGACCCGCCCGTGCCGCCTCGAACCGGAAACGCTCACGCTCGCCGCTTCGTGGATCGAGGCGAGCCGGCGGACGTGGACCGAGCGGATGGACCGCCTGGAGACGCACCTGGCCCGCCTGCAAGAGGGTGAAGAGCGGTGA